One region of Triticum aestivum cultivar Chinese Spring chromosome 6B, IWGSC CS RefSeq v2.1, whole genome shotgun sequence genomic DNA includes:
- the LOC123135351 gene encoding uncharacterized protein, with translation MRKRDLGVLLLAAFAVFFSLQHEGDFSFREAWYHLSDDGFPIKHDADRLPPPLVADLNGDGRREMLLPTHDAKIQVLQLPTHPRLATTTLDGFHEARVMAEISLLPANVRVAAGRRPVAMAVGAVDRSYKHAEVRKQVLVVVTSGWAVMCFDHNLKKLWETSLGDDFPHAAHHREVAVSVTNYTLKHGDAGLVIVGGRMEMQHHSADLFDDFMTSEHGREEHRRSASEKQASEAGNVDVRHFALYAFSGRTGALRWSRKNENIQAQPTDASAMIPQHNYKLDVHALNSRHPGEYECRQFRESILGVMPHHWDRREDTFLQLAHFRKHKRKELKKTQGKNVVNNVHKPAEHNPLGKDDTNRISKVIGKAADLAGSAKGKKSLHTVYIPTITNYTQVWWVPNVVVAHEKEGVEAIHLASGRTLCKLHLTEGGLHADINGDGVLDHVQVVGGNGAEQTVVSGSMEVLKPCWAVATSGVPVREQLFNVSICHYNHLNLFHHGDFSRSFGRSFDPSGLEVATPVLLERDDGHKHRRGSHGDIIFLTSRGEVTSYTPGLLGHDAMWRWQLSTGATWSNLPSPSGMMENVVVPTLKTFSLRAYDPKQVIIAGGDQEAVVISPDGSLLTSIDLPAPPTHALILEDFSGDGLTDVILVTSGGVYGFVQTRQPGALFFSTLVGFLIVVIGVIFVSLHLNSSNGAKPRSTSQR, from the exons ATGCGGAAGCGCGAcctcggcgtcctcctcctcgccgccttcgCCGTCTTCTTCTCCCTCCAG CACGAGGGCGACTTCTCGTTCCGGGAGGCGTGGTACCACCTGTCGGACGACGGGTTCCCCATCAAGCACGACGCggaccgcctcccgccgccgctcgtcgccgacCTCAACGGCGACGGCCGCCGCGAGATGCTCCTCCCCACCCACGACGCCAAGATCCAGGTCCTCCAGCTCCCCACCCACCCCAGGCTCGCCACCACCACCCTCGACGGCTTCCACGAGGCGCGCGTCATGGCCGAGATCTCCCTGCTCCCGGCCAACGTGcgcgtcgccgccggccgccgccccgtcgccatgGCCGTCGGCGCCGTCGACCGCTCCTACAAGCACGCCGAGGTCCGCAAGCAGGTGCTCGTCGTCGTCACCTCCGGATGGGCCGTCATGTGCTTCGACCACAACCTCAAGAAGCTCTGGGAGACGAGCCTCGGGGACGACTTCCCCCACGCCGCGCACCACCGCGAGGTCGCCGTCTCCGTCACCAACTACACGCTCAAGCACGGCGACGCCGGCCTCGTCATCGTCGGCGGGAGGATGGAGATGCAGCACCAT TCCGCAGATCTCTTCGACGACTTCATGACCTCCGAACACGGCAGGGAAGAGCACCGCAGAAGCGCCAGCGAGAAACAG GCTTCAGAGGCTGGCAACGTAGACGTGCGTCATTTTGCGCTTTATGCCTTCTCTGGCCGCACCGGTGCGTTAAGATGGAGCCGGAAGAATGAG AACATCCAGGCACAGCCAACAGATGCTTCGGCGATGATACCACAACATAATTACAAGCTTGATGTTCACGCCCTTAATAGCCGTCATCCTGGTGAG TATGAATGCCGGCAATTCAGAGAATCAATTCTTGGCGTCATGCCTCACCATTGG GATAGGAGAGAGGATACTTTTCTACAACTTGCACATTTTAGGAAGCATAAAAGGAAAGAATTAAAGAAAACACAAGGAAAAAACGTTGTTAATAACGTGCACAAGCCTGCTGAACACAATCCACTCGGAAAGGATGATACTAATAGAATATCCAAAGTGATTGGGAAAGCTGCAGATCTGGCTGGCTCAGCTAAAGGCAAAAAG TCTCTGCACACAGTTTATATTCCTACAATCACTAATTATACTCAAGTTTGGTGGGTTCCCAATGTTGTTGTTGCACATGAAAAGGAAGGGGTAGAGGCTATTCATCTAGCTTCTGGACGTACGCTTTGcaag CTTCATTTGACAGAAGGAGGCCTTCATGCAGATATTAATGGAGATGGAGTTCTTGATCATGTTCAG GTTGTCGGTGGAAATGGTGCTGAGCAAACTGTTGTTAGCGGGTCCATGGAGGTGCTGAAACCCTGTTGGGCAGTTGCTACATCCGGTGTACCAGTGCGGGAGCAACTTTTCAATGTTTCTATCTGCCATTACAACCATCTCAACCTGTTCCATCATGGTGACTTCTCAAGAAGTTTTGGGAGGTCATTTGATCCATCTGGCTTAGAGGTGGCAACCCCAGTTCTGCTCGAGAGGGATGATGGTCATAAACACAGAAGAGGAAGTCATGGCGATATCATCTTTCTAACAAGCAGGGGCGAG GTGACCTCGTACACCCCAGGCCTACTTGGTCACGATGCGATGTGGAGATGGCAGCTATCGACGGGCGCGACATGGTCCAACCTCCCATCTCCATCAGGGATGATGGAGAACGTGGTGGTTCCTACTCTCAAGACCTTCTCCCTGAGAGCCTATGACCCAAAGCAGGTGATCATTGCGGGCGGAGACCAGGAGGCCGTGGTGATTTCTCCTGATGGTAGCCTGCTGACGTCCATTGACCTCCCCGCGCCTCCGACCCACGCGCTGATCCTCGAGGATTTCTCCGGCGACGGTCTGACCGACGTCATCCTGGTGACGTCCGGGGGAGTGTACGGGTTTGTGCAGACGAGGCAGCCCGGGGCCCTCTTCTTCAGCACGCTCGTCGGCTTCTTGATTGTCGTGATCGGGGTGATCTTTGTCTCTCTGCACCTCAACTCGTCGAACGGTGCTAAACCGAGGTCGACCAGCCAAAGATGA